Part of the Imperialibacter roseus genome, AAAAAGAGGAGGAAGAAACTAAATTTTTAGTGACTAGTCCGTTGAGGATGGACACAACCGTTACAAAAGATTACGTGTGTCAAATTCGGTCCGTACAGCACATTGAACTTCGGGCACTTGAAAAAGGCTATTTGCAAAAAATATACGTGGACGAAGGGCAGCGTGTAAAAAAAGGGCAGCTAATGTTCCAGATAATGCCCAAACTATATGAAGCGGAGCTCCAAAAGGCACAAGCTGAGGCCAGTTTTGTTGAAATTGAGTACCAGAACACAAAACGACTTGCCGAAAGTAATGTGGTAGCACCAAATGAGCTGGCCTTGGCCAAAGCCAAATATGATAAAGCAATGGCTGAGGTATCGCTGGCTGAAGTTCACCTGGGATTCACCCAAATCAGGGCACCTTTCGATGGGCTTATGGATCGTTTTCACGTAAGGCAGGGTAGCCTTGTCGACGAGGGAGACCTGTTGACAAACCTTTCGGACAATAGCAAAATGTGGGTCTACTTTAATGTTCCGGAAGCAGAGTATCTGGAATACGAATCCAGTGTTAAATCTGAAGACAAGATGGAGGTTGGTCTCTTGATGGCTAACAACAGGCTGTTCAACCACAGAGGCGTGGTGGAAACCATTGAGGCGGACTTTAACAACGAAACCGGCAATATTGCTTTCAGAGCAACCTTTCCGAACCCCAATGGATTACTCAGGCATGGCGAGACAGGCAATATACAAGTGACGGTAGACCTTAAGGGCGCCCTGCTTATCCCTCAGAAGTCGACTTTCGAAATCCTTGACAAAAGATATGTTTATGTGATCGACGAGGAGAATAAGATCAGGTCAAGGGCAATAACCATTTCAGCCGAAATGCCGCACATTTATGCCGTTCAGAGCGGGTTGGAAGTAAACGATAAAATCCTTCTGGAAGGGCTGAGGCTGGTCAGAGAAAATCAGGAAATAAGTTTTGAATTGAAGGATCCGGCAGAAGTACTGTCGCATTTAACGCTGTATGCGGAATAATCAGCATCCTTAAAATCCAGAAGAAATGTTTAGTAAAATAATTCATAGGCCCGTTTTTGCCATTGTAATTTCGGTCATTATCGTTTTTGTAGGTTCGCTGGCTATTAAGCAGCTGCCTATCTCGCAATTTCCCCAAATTGCCCCAACAACCGTAAGTATTTTCATTGCTTACCCGGGTTCCAGTGCCGACGTGCTGGTTAAGTCGACGCTCATTACCCTTGAAAACTCCATCAACGGTGTTCAGGGAATGAGGTACATGACTACCGATGCCACCAGTGCTGGCGAAGCCACAGTCACCATCATCTTTGAACCAGGAACGGATCCCAACCAGGCGGTTATCCGGGTGAAGACCAGGGTGGACCAGGTGATGCCTCTTTTGCCCGCACTTGTACAACGTGAAGGGGTTATCATCACTCCCATCCAGCCCAGTATGTTAATGTATGTGAACCTCTACAGTACTGAGGAAGGGTTGGATGAAAAATTCCTGTACAACTACGCCAACGTTAAAATGATTCCTGAAATAAACAGGATCAATGGTGTGGCCAGAACGCAGATATTGGGTAGCCGCACCTACGCTATGCGGGTGTGGCTCAACCCTGACCGCATGAGGGCCTACAATATCTCTATTGAGGAAGTAATGGAGGCTCTTGCCGAACAAAGCATTATTGGTCGTCCGGGTAGAATAGGCCAAAGTTCAGGTATCGCTGCGCAGTCGTTAGAATACGTACTCACATATAAAGGCCGGTACAACAAGCCGGAAGAATACGAGCAAATCATTGTTCGGGCGAATGCTGAAGGTGAAAGCATACACCTGAAGGACATTGCCACAATTGAGCTGGGTAGCGAGTTTTTTGACATTTATTCTAACCTGGATGGGCATCCTTCTGCGGCTATTGTATTGAAGCAGAACTACGGCAGCAACGCCAGTGAAGTTATTGCTGAGGTGAAGGCGAAGCTTGAAGAAATGAGAGTCAGTTTCCCTCCCGGAGTGGACTACAAAATCAGTTACGACGTATCCAAGTTTCTGGACGCCTCCATTGAGCAGGTGACCCACACTTTGCGTGATGCCTTTATCCTGGTGGCCCTGGTAGTGTTTGTATTCCTTGGCGACTGGCGCTCCACGCTCATACCGATTCTGGCTGTTCCTGTATCCCTCATCGGTGCATTTTTTGTCATCCAGTTTTTTGGGCTTTCTATCAACCTGGTGACACTGTTTGCTCTTGTGCTGGCCATTGGTATAGTGGTGGACGATGCCATTGTGGTGGTGGAAGCTGTCCACGCCAAAATGGAAGAGGAGCACCTTTCTCCTTACAATGCCGTGAAAAAGGTAATGGGGGAGATCAGTGGAGCGATTATCGCCATCACCATGGTAATGGTGTCGGTGTTTCTGCCAATTTCGTTTATGACCGGCCCGGTGGGCACCTTCTACCGGCAATTCTCTATTACGATGGCCAGCTCGATTGTGATTTCGGCGGTGATAGCACTTACACTTACACCGGTATTGTGCGCCATGCTGCTGAAGAACACACACGGGCAACCCAGAAAGAGAACACTGATGAACCGGGCACTCGATAGTTTCAACAGTGGCTTCGAAAAAGTAACTGGAAAATACACGGGCTTGCTAAGGCTGATAGTTAACAGAAGAGCGCTTACTTTCATCATTTTGGGAGTATTCTGCGCAGGTATATTCTTTGAAAATGAAATTCTGCCAGCTGGATTTATCCCCAGCGAGGACCAGGGCACTATTTACGCTATCATCCAAACACCTCCGGGTGCCACCCTCGAAAGAACCAATCAGGTGTCTCAGCAGCTTCAGAAAATTTGCGAGGAAATTGATGGTGTGGAATCCGTTTCTTCGCTGGCTGGCTACGAGATCATGACAGAAGGTCGGGGCTCCAACGCAGGTACTTGTTTGATCAACCTCAAGCCCTGGTCGGAGCGGAAGCATTCGGTGAAAGAGATCATGGAAGAGCTGGAGGAGGAGTCGAAAGGCCTGGGGGCTATTGTCGAATTCTTCGAGCCGCCTGCTATCCCCGGGTTCGGGTCTTCCGGAGGTTTTTCCATGCGTTTGCTGGATAAAACTACGGACACCGACTACCAGGAGTTTGATAAAATAAACAAGGAGTTCATGGACAACATGAGCAAGCGCCCGGAGCTTACTGGTTTGTTTACCTTCTTCGCTGCTAACTATCCTCAGTACGAGCTGTTGATAGATAACGAACTGGCCATGCAAAAGGGCGTTTCGATCGGCAAGGCAATGGAAAACCTGAACATACTTATAGGGAGTACCTACGAGCAAGGCTTTATCAGGTTCGATAGGTTTTTCAAGGTGTATGTTCAATCTGCACCGGAGTTTAGAAGACTTCCCTCCGATGTTTTGAACTTGTTCGTGAAGAATGACCGGGAGGAAATGGTACCCTACTCATCGTTCATGACACTTGAGAAGAAGCAGGGGCCTAACGAGATTACCCGCTACAACATGTACAACTCGGCTGCCATCAGGGGACTACCCGCACCGGGATATACGACCGCCGATGCTATTCAGGCCATTACTGAAGTGGCAGCCCAAACGTTGCCGAAAGGGTATGACATCGCCTGGGAAGGTCTTTCTTACGATGAATCAAAAAGAGGGAATGAAGCACTGTATGTCTTCATCATTGTGGTACTGTTCGTCTACTTTGTGCTGGCAGCTCAGTACGAAAGCTTCCTTTTGCCTCTGGCGGTAATATTCTCCTTGCCAGTTGGGGTGTTTGGCTCCTTCCTGTTCCTTAAGGTAATGGGGTTAGACAACGATATTTATGCACAGATTGGTCTCATTATGCTGGTGGGCTTGCTGGGTAAAAATGCAGTGTTGATTGTGGAATTTGCAGTTCAGAAACGGCGACACGGAGCAACAATTTTTGAAGCAGCCATTGAAGGTGCCAGGGTACGTTTCCGGCCTATCCTGATGACATCATTTGCCTTCATTGCCGGTTTGATTCCTCTGGTGATTGCCACAGGTGCGGGCGCCATAGGTAACCGAACCATCGGCTCATCGGCCCTCGGCGGTATGCTCTTTGGAACCATATTCGGTGTGATCATCATTCCGGGACTGTACTACATTTTTGGAAAACTAGCGGACGGCCGTCAGCTGATCAGGGATGAATACGACAGGCCTCTGAGTGAGGAGCCCCAACACACACATTCGAAAGAAATAAATTGATTATCATGTTGAAACGAATCATATATAGATGGGTTGGAGTGGCCTGCCTTTCCTTAGCGGTTTGGGCCTGTAAAACGCCCGACTTAGTACAAAAAACAGAGAGCAAGGCAGTGCCTGTGAGCTACAGCAGCTCGCAGGACACCACCAACACTGGCAAGGTTCGGTGGCAGGACTATTTTACTGACCCGTACCTGATCTCCCTGATTGACACAGCTTTGCAAAACAACCAGGAGTTGAACATTGTGTTGCAGGAAATTCAAATTGCCAGAAACGAAGTGCAAGCCAGAAAAGGAGAGTATTTACCTTTCGTAGGCTATGGTGCGGGTGCCGGTGTTGACAAGCCAGGCCGTTACACGAGCAAGGGCTCCAGCGAGGCGACCACGGAAATTAAGCCGGGAAAGGAAACGCCAGATCCGCTGCCCGATTTCATGGCGGGGCTGTATGCTTCATGGGAAGTGGACATTTGGCACAAGCTGCGCAATGCAAAGAAGTCAGCTTTCAACAGATACCTGGGAACCGTGGAGGGCAAGAACTTTCTGGTAACCAACCTGATTGCCGAAATTGCCAACTCCTACTACGAACTGCTGGCGCTGGATAATCAGCTGAGAATAGTGCAGCAGAACATTGAAATACAAAGCAATGCGCTCGAAATCGTGAGGCTACAGAAGCAGTCGGCCCGGGTAACTGAGCTGGCCGTTCGCAGGTTTGAGGCGCAGGTACTCAACACCAGAAGCCTTCAGTTCGGTATTCAGCAGCAGATCATCGAAACTGAGAACAGGATCAACTTTTTGGTGGGCCGGTTTCCGCAACCCATCCAGCGCAATTCACAAAACTTTATTGACCTGGTACCCAACGTATTGAATGCTGGTATTCCCGCTCAGCTGCTCGAAAATCGCCCCGATGTAAGGCAGGCCGAGTTAGACCTGATAGCAGCTAAACTGGATGTGCAGGTGGCCAAAGCCAGGTTCTATCCTTCGCTGGGCCTTTCTGCAGGCTTGGGCTTTCAGGCATTTAACCCGATTGACCTGGTAAAAATGCCTGAGTCGCTGATATATGGACTGGCGGCTGATTTGGCGGGGCCGCTGATCAACAAAAATGCGATCAAGGCAGCTTATTCAAGCGCTAATGCCATGCAGATACAAGCGGTGTATAATTACGAGCGAACCATATTGACCGCTTACATTGAAGTGGCTAATCAGCTGTCCAATATTGGCAATCTGGCAAACACTTTCGAACTGAAATCACTTCAGGTCGATGCCCTAACCGAGTCGGTCGACATTTCAAGCAATCTGTTTCGCTCAGCCCGTGCCGATTACATGGAGGTGCTGCTGACTCAACGAGATGCGCTGGAATCAAGGTTTGAGCTGATTGATACCAAAATGGCGCAAATGCACGCCGTGGTAAATGTGTATCAGGCGCTGGGTGGTGGATGGAGGTAAGCACCACCACCAAATGTAAGAAATGGAGCTGTTTGGGTTAGGAAGAAAGGTTGATCGATTGTAGTAACAGTAGTAGAACAACTCCACAAAAGGCCTCCGAAGTCGAAAGATTTCGGGGGCTTTTTTTGTTTTGGCGGTCTGGATTAAAAGCAGAGTGGCACCCGGCCATGAAGTGGATTTCTTTATTCAGACTTCATTGCTTTCGTAAGATTTTAACAATCCTGCTATAAACCACCTCTGATAAATTCCAGTTGTAGCCATCAAAATTGGTTGTACTAGTGAATTGAATAACAACTGTGTCAATGTCCTTGTGGTATTTGGCGATGCTCTGATAGCCGACGAGTAGCCCCGTATGTTCATACTCGTAGATGGAGGAATAGATTTCCTGTTCCCCTTCATTGAACACCGACCCATCGTTCAATGCTCTTATGAATGTGCCAACATCCTCTGCCGCAGCTATCATTAAGCCCGTATCTTCATATTTAAAGTCTTCATCAATACCTACATAATAGCCACTCATCACATCGGCTATATCCACTTCACTGAGCGAGCCAAAAGTTTTTTTCAGCCCAAGTGGTATCAAAATCTCCTCCTTTATATACTGCTGATGGCTATAACCCACCACTTTGTCAATGAGGTCAGAAATCAACATGTAATTGGTATTTGAATAGCCATAGTCTTCACCCGGTTCAAAGTCAGCTGGTAAATCCAATGCGTACTCAAGTGTTTCCTGTTTGTTTTTTGGAGGGTTTTTCCAATAATCGGGGTGGTCAACAAAATTGGGAATACCACTCCGATGCTGTAGCATGAGCCTCAGGGTTATTTTGTCTGAATTTTCAATTCTTCCGGCAAGCGCTGGAAAGTACTCAGCAAGTGTTTTATCCAGAGACAAACGTCCGTCTTTGACTAATTTCGTGGTAGCCACAGCCACATATAGCTTGGTAATGCTGGCAATCTTGAACAAGGCGTGCGGGTTGGCAGGTATTTTGGCTTTTCGATCATGCCAGCCTGCAGCGTAAAAGCCAGGTTCCTTACCAGCCTGATCTACATAAACAATGATTCCGTCAAATCCATGATCAAGCGCTTCGTCTACTTGTGCCTGAACTGTATCAGGCAGGGGTAGTATCCAGGCCCATACGATAGGCCACGGCACAAAGTACAGTGAGCCTATGCTTGCCAGAATAAATACTATTCTGAGTACTCGTTTTATATTGTTCATATTTGACACTGTAAGAGTTTGTTTACTTTTCTACTATTAAATTCTCAGCATACCTTAGTGCTGAAGCCAGCAGATTGCTTCGATTCCTTGCTTTTTGCTTAAACTCATCAAGCATGTCTTGCTTGATCATCCGTCCCCGTACCATCACCATTTGGGGGTTCCTAAGCACTTCCAGGCGATCCAGAGGATTGTCTTTTGTCAGAATGAAATTGGCTAGCTTTCCAATTTCAATACTTCCCTGGTTACTTAAGAAATCATGGGTTTCTGAGGGATTAATTGTGGCCGTTTGAAGCGCCTGATAGTTACTCATGCCCGCTTGTGTGTAGAAATTCAGTTCCTCGTGCAGGGAATAACCCGGCGGTGTTACACCAATGCCAGCATCCGTGCCGGCAACGATCTTCACCTGTCGTTCATGCAATTTCTTGATAGCAAGCAAATGGAAATCGTGTTGGTCTTTGATCCTGCTCACTATGGTTGAATCACTGCTCTTTGTGCCTGCCCAGCGATCAAACTGTGCCTGGCTGTCTACGGCACGAATGAGTGGGTTCATGTTTTTCAGTGCTTCGGACTGTAGGATATTCTCCTCCGTCAGCAGTCTGTAAATATTATGATAGACCACCAGTGTGGGGCAGAGTTTGGTATTTGGGTGGGCGGCAAACAAATCGACAACAGTGTCCAGTTGAGTAGTGTCCAAACGGTAGTTCAGCGGTAGCTGCACAATGTCTTCTGCATGCTCTATCGTCACAATTTCTGGTTTGAAATGGTAGCTGTAGGGTACCTTTGGCGTTGGATGAGTAACAATGTCGAATTTTAATTCCCCAGACTTTTCTATCACCGCATCGAACAGTTCACCTGTCAGGCCATAAT contains:
- a CDS encoding efflux RND transporter periplasmic adaptor subunit, whose protein sequence is MNKTLMFVGLCALLCYTSCESHKEKEEEETKFLVTSPLRMDTTVTKDYVCQIRSVQHIELRALEKGYLQKIYVDEGQRVKKGQLMFQIMPKLYEAELQKAQAEASFVEIEYQNTKRLAESNVVAPNELALAKAKYDKAMAEVSLAEVHLGFTQIRAPFDGLMDRFHVRQGSLVDEGDLLTNLSDNSKMWVYFNVPEAEYLEYESSVKSEDKMEVGLLMANNRLFNHRGVVETIEADFNNETGNIAFRATFPNPNGLLRHGETGNIQVTVDLKGALLIPQKSTFEILDKRYVYVIDEENKIRSRAITISAEMPHIYAVQSGLEVNDKILLEGLRLVRENQEISFELKDPAEVLSHLTLYAE
- a CDS encoding efflux RND transporter permease subunit, whose amino-acid sequence is MFSKIIHRPVFAIVISVIIVFVGSLAIKQLPISQFPQIAPTTVSIFIAYPGSSADVLVKSTLITLENSINGVQGMRYMTTDATSAGEATVTIIFEPGTDPNQAVIRVKTRVDQVMPLLPALVQREGVIITPIQPSMLMYVNLYSTEEGLDEKFLYNYANVKMIPEINRINGVARTQILGSRTYAMRVWLNPDRMRAYNISIEEVMEALAEQSIIGRPGRIGQSSGIAAQSLEYVLTYKGRYNKPEEYEQIIVRANAEGESIHLKDIATIELGSEFFDIYSNLDGHPSAAIVLKQNYGSNASEVIAEVKAKLEEMRVSFPPGVDYKISYDVSKFLDASIEQVTHTLRDAFILVALVVFVFLGDWRSTLIPILAVPVSLIGAFFVIQFFGLSINLVTLFALVLAIGIVVDDAIVVVEAVHAKMEEEHLSPYNAVKKVMGEISGAIIAITMVMVSVFLPISFMTGPVGTFYRQFSITMASSIVISAVIALTLTPVLCAMLLKNTHGQPRKRTLMNRALDSFNSGFEKVTGKYTGLLRLIVNRRALTFIILGVFCAGIFFENEILPAGFIPSEDQGTIYAIIQTPPGATLERTNQVSQQLQKICEEIDGVESVSSLAGYEIMTEGRGSNAGTCLINLKPWSERKHSVKEIMEELEEESKGLGAIVEFFEPPAIPGFGSSGGFSMRLLDKTTDTDYQEFDKINKEFMDNMSKRPELTGLFTFFAANYPQYELLIDNELAMQKGVSIGKAMENLNILIGSTYEQGFIRFDRFFKVYVQSAPEFRRLPSDVLNLFVKNDREEMVPYSSFMTLEKKQGPNEITRYNMYNSAAIRGLPAPGYTTADAIQAITEVAAQTLPKGYDIAWEGLSYDESKRGNEALYVFIIVVLFVYFVLAAQYESFLLPLAVIFSLPVGVFGSFLFLKVMGLDNDIYAQIGLIMLVGLLGKNAVLIVEFAVQKRRHGATIFEAAIEGARVRFRPILMTSFAFIAGLIPLVIATGAGAIGNRTIGSSALGGMLFGTIFGVIIIPGLYYIFGKLADGRQLIRDEYDRPLSEEPQHTHSKEIN
- a CDS encoding TolC family protein, translated to MLKRIIYRWVGVACLSLAVWACKTPDLVQKTESKAVPVSYSSSQDTTNTGKVRWQDYFTDPYLISLIDTALQNNQELNIVLQEIQIARNEVQARKGEYLPFVGYGAGAGVDKPGRYTSKGSSEATTEIKPGKETPDPLPDFMAGLYASWEVDIWHKLRNAKKSAFNRYLGTVEGKNFLVTNLIAEIANSYYELLALDNQLRIVQQNIEIQSNALEIVRLQKQSARVTELAVRRFEAQVLNTRSLQFGIQQQIIETENRINFLVGRFPQPIQRNSQNFIDLVPNVLNAGIPAQLLENRPDVRQAELDLIAAKLDVQVAKARFYPSLGLSAGLGFQAFNPIDLVKMPESLIYGLAADLAGPLINKNAIKAAYSSANAMQIQAVYNYERTILTAYIEVANQLSNIGNLANTFELKSLQVDALTESVDISSNLFRSARADYMEVLLTQRDALESRFELIDTKMAQMHAVVNVYQALGGGWR
- a CDS encoding serine hydrolase domain-containing protein, coding for MNNIKRVLRIVFILASIGSLYFVPWPIVWAWILPLPDTVQAQVDEALDHGFDGIIVYVDQAGKEPGFYAAGWHDRKAKIPANPHALFKIASITKLYVAVATTKLVKDGRLSLDKTLAEYFPALAGRIENSDKITLRLMLQHRSGIPNFVDHPDYWKNPPKNKQETLEYALDLPADFEPGEDYGYSNTNYMLISDLIDKVVGYSHQQYIKEEILIPLGLKKTFGSLSEVDIADVMSGYYVGIDEDFKYEDTGLMIAAAEDVGTFIRALNDGSVFNEGEQEIYSSIYEYEHTGLLVGYQSIAKYHKDIDTVVIQFTSTTNFDGYNWNLSEVVYSRIVKILRKQ
- a CDS encoding amidohydrolase family protein, which produces MKILKITALAVGVLILMMVLVAAGALIIDKRGTAYLEVTGNPALESNTYLISNVNIVPMTADTVLLNQMVLIQDGVIARIADAITDSTAKVFDAGGGYLTPGLVDMHVHVWDEYELGLYLANGVTTVRNLWGQPMHLRMKKAISNEEVIGPLFFTSGPKLTGPQYMGDDNLQLFTAEEAYSKVAEYKERGYDFIKTYYGLTGELFDAVIEKSGELKFDIVTHPTPKVPYSYHFKPEIVTIEHAEDIVQLPLNYRLDTTQLDTVVDLFAAHPNTKLCPTLVVYHNIYRLLTEENILQSEALKNMNPLIRAVDSQAQFDRWAGTKSSDSTIVSRIKDQHDFHLLAIKKLHERQVKIVAGTDAGIGVTPPGYSLHEELNFYTQAGMSNYQALQTATINPSETHDFLSNQGSIEIGKLANFILTKDNPLDRLEVLRNPQMVMVRGRMIKQDMLDEFKQKARNRSNLLASALRYAENLIVEK